The DNA window TTCGCTCGGCGTCACGCCGTATGTTCCCTTAAAAGCTCTTGTAAAAGCTTCATGTGATGAAAAACCATAGTCAAAAGCAATATCCAAAATGCTCTTTTCACTGTCCCGGATCTCCTTTAATGCAAAGGCCAGTTTTCTGAGCCTCAGATAATCCCGAAACTGCATCCCCGATATTTCTTTGAATTTTCTTGTGGTGTAAAATTCGGAATACCCCAGCTTTCTGGAAAGGAAACGCAGCGTTAAAGCTTCGTCGTTATAATTCTTAATACACCGGTCAATTTCATCCACGATTATCTGTATCTGCTTCTGCCACTCGTACATTTGTCTGTTCTCCCTGTTTCAACTGCTCTGCGTTTATTATAATGGAGCGGGAAAGCTGCCGCTTGATTTTACTTGCTGAGATTCTTTTCTTCGCCGGATAAAACGTATCAAAAGTACTTCAGGAACTATTATAGACTGAGCTGCTGCCAATCCATACATTATTTTCTGAAACGCCGTAAGTAACTCTGATATTTTCTATACCATTCTCTTCCACTCCACGCAAAAAAGCGCTTGTTCTCACCCGGAACATCAAGTTAATGAATTCCTCCGGACGGGCACAAGCGCCTCATTCATTTAATTTATCCCTGCTGCTTTTTACATCGAAAGTTCCATACGCTCTATAATGTGATCCTGATAAACCTCATCCAGCTCCACAAAATATCCGCTCCATCCCCAGACCCTGACAATCAGGTTCCTGTAATTTTCGGGATGTTTTTTAGCGTCCACCATCTTATCGCGGTTGACCGCATTGATCTGCATCTGGTGGCCTCCCATGTCCATGAAGCTCTTTACAAACATGGCAACCTTGCGGATGCTGTCGTCGTTACGGAACAGCGTATCATGAAGCTCTATGGTCAGCGGTCCGCCGTTGGCAACCCGTACCAGGTGCGGTTTAGCAAAGGATTTAATGATGGATACCGGACCGTCCAGGCGGGTAAACAGGCTTGGCGAGTAGTTGCAGGCCAGGGATTCCCCCTTCTTTCTTCCGTCGGGAGTCGTCACTTCGTCCTTTGCATGCCAGATATAGTACATGGCCGAACCGGTTCCTGCCCGGAAAATGCCGCCCCTGTCGTTCTTTTTCCCTTCCAGGGAATCGGCAAACCAGTCCAGAAGCGTCACGGCGAGGCCGTCCACCCGGTCATCGTCATTGCCCATCTTCGGAGCCTCATAACGGAGCATATTCTGCACCGTCTCATATCCCTTAAAGTCAACGGCCAGCATCTCATTAAGCTCTTTCGCGGTAAATTTCCGCTCTTCGAACACGTACTTCCTGATGGCGGCCAGAGAGTCCACCGCGGTGGAGAGGCCGGTGCCGTGAAAGCCATAGTTGTTGTATTTATTGCCCTTCGACACATCGCGGCCTGTGATGATGCAGTCCTTCATCATCAGGCTCATAAGCGGCGCAGGTTCCATATAAACATCCTTAACCCCGGCGATCAGTTCGTCCGCCTGAGCCATGATTTTCTCCCTTACAAACTCCATGAATTCCTCAAACGTACTGCATTCCGGCAGTCTTTCCATGCTGGAAATCACCGCATGGGCAAAGGACAGGCCGTTTATATTGGGAATATCCATTCCGGTTCCCGGTATAATAAATTCCCAGCAGGCGGCAACCACATAATTATAGGCGTCCTCCTCCTCATATCCCCAGCGTTTCAGGGCAGGCACAATCACATCATCATTGGCATACTGCGGAAATCCCAGTCCCTGTTTGGTCAGGCGGGTACCTTTTTCATACATATCGAGAGGCGTATTCTTATTTACCCTGAGATTGATTTTAGGGTCAATCAGTTTCAGTTCCAGGCTGGCCTGAAGGCAGAGATCAGAAAGTTCATTATAGCTCTCCGTGCCGTCCGGATTCAACCCTCCAAGAACAATGCTCTGCCCGTTGTCTCCCTGCTGCATCCCCGTATAGAGATCACTGTCCTTATTACAGGAGATAAAGAATTCCTCCACCAGCTCGAGGGCCTGCTCCCTGTCAATCAGCCCGCTCTCCATATCTTTTTTAAAATAGGGATACATGTACTGGTCAAACCGGCCAAAGGTATTGTGGTAGTTAAAACTGCACCACAGGCAGTAATGGAGCAGACGGAGAAACTGGAGCGCTTCCCTGAAATTTTCCGCCCCTTTGGAGGGGATTCTTTCAAATACCTTTGCCGCTTCTGTGTTTCCGACGCGCTCGGCCTCTTCCCTGTACCGCCCTGCAAATTCTTCAATGAGGTTAAGAACCGTCATCAGCGCGTTCAGATACTCTTTTTTATCCTGTGAAAGCTCCGGTTCTGCCAGAGCCTCCCTGATTTCCTCCCGTTTTTTGTCGAAACCGGCGTCAATCAGCATGCTGTATGAGGGGTTAATATTGCACACCTTCCCCTGCTCGTGGATATAATGCTCTTTTTTTATCTCTTCATATTCCCATTCCGTAAAGATTTCCGGCACTGTGGTTCTTGTGCGGAGCAGGACAATTTTTTCATCGGGATATACAATTGGACGTTCCTCTTTCAGCATAAAGGCCAGTCTTCTCACCGCCCGTTCCAGATCCGGGAGTCCTTCCTCCTCAAAACCGGCTGCAAGGGCCCTCGGATCGTCCGGAGTGTCGCGGTATTTTTTCTGATCCTTTTCTACGATAAAACGTTCCAGCAATTTTTCTATATATGCTGTCATCTTTTCCTCCTAACTTCATCGGTAACCGCTGTCCGGTCTACATCTTACGGCAGCAGATTCCCGCATTTTCAAAAGCCGATGTCTCAAGGACCGGTTCCCTGTCGACATCAAAATCCGGGGCGTAGGCGCGCCCCACCATGCCATATTTGGCCCCTGCCGTTTTGTGATAGGGTAGAAGTTCCACCATTTCCAGTTTTTCGGCTCCTTTTAAAAGCTCCGCCGTCAGACGGTAGTTTTCCTCTGTATCATTGACCCCGGGAATGACAGGAATCCGGATCCGGAACGGTTTCCCGCTTTTCTTAACCTGTTCAAGATTCTCAAGGATCATCCGGTTGCTCACTCCGGTGTAAATCTTATGTTTCTCATCATCCACAATCTTGATATCCATGATGATATAATCCAGCTCATCCATAATACTCTTAAAAATATCGGTCCTGCAGTATCCGCTTGTTTCAACCGCACGGTGCATTGTACGCAGTTCTTTCAGGCAATTCAGAAGAAATTCCGGCTGCCCCGTCGGCTCCCCGCCGGAAAAAGTAACCCCTCCGCCCTGCATTTCCAGGTATTCCCGGTCACGTAGCAGCTTTCCGGTCAGCTCTTCCACGGTCATGCGCTCCCCGCAGATCTTCCTGAGCCGCGCCGGGCAGGCTCTGACACAGTCTCCGCAGAGAATACAGCCGTCCGGGTGCTTACAGACCAGGCGGCAGCTCCCGCAGTCCGTACAGCCGTTTGGCGACACCATAAGCTGGGGGGCAAACGACAGCCCCTCGGGGTTGTGGCACCACATGCAGCGCAGAGGACAGCCCTTTAAAAACACGGTGGTTCTGATGCCCGGTCCGTCAAATACCGCAAATTGCTTTATATCAAATATTACGCCCGTTTTTTCCATTCCGTCTTTAAATCTCCAGTTCCATTACCTCATCCGCCTTAAGTTCACACTTATAACAGTCATTGGCGTAGGTTCTCTGAGGCAGCATCACCAGGGAGTGGATCGGATGCTCTCCGGCCGGATACGGTGCATAGTGCCATACGCCGGGATGGATGTAAACCGCGGTCCCGGAAGGTACAAAAAATGCCTCCAGCGTCTCTGCCTGCGGGTACGGGTCCGCGGTCGCAGCTCCAACGCAGATACAGGTGTCCCCATCCAAACTCAGAAAACATTCTCCTGTATTGGAATGGAACTCCAGCACATCCACGATCATTTTCATCGGCTCCACCGCCGTCACGGACAGTGAGAGTGTCTCATTGCCTCCGAGGGGCATCATATCCCTGTAAAACCGGATCGGTTTCTCGCCGATACAGGGAGAAGACGGAGACAGGAGATTCACGCATCTTCCATAAACGGAAAAATCGCTGTCCAATATATTTTTAACCATCAGTTTTTTCATTTTTAAGCTCCTTTCGCATGGCCCGTCAAATTGTGTATGATAAGATTTTTTCCTGCTGGAAATCATCACGCTCGGTCAGCTCCGCAGAGATGGTTCCGCGCCTCATCACATAAATCCTGTCGCTCATGCCAATCAGTTCCGGCAGTTCGGAGGATATCATGAGAATGGCAACGCCCTTTTTCGCCAGATCGTCGATGATCTGATAAATTTCCGACTTCGCATTGACGTCGATCCCCCTTGTCGGTTCATCCAGTATCAGCAGAGCCGGATGGCTGGCCAGCCATTTCGCCAGGGCCACCTTCTGCTGGTTTCCGCCGCTCAGCGTGTTGGCAAGCTGATGGCCGGACGTGCATACGATATTCAGTTCCTTTATTTTTTCCTCGGATACTTCGTGCTCCTGTCCCCTCTTTATAAATCCGTTCTTAAACATTTCCGACAGGGAGGCCAGGGTAATATTCTGTTCGATATCCATCCGCAGAACCAGGCCTTCAATCTTGCGGTCCTCGGTCAGGTACATCAGTCCCTTTTTAATCATCTCTTTCGGGGCCGGTTTTGTTACTTCCTCCCCCTTATAGACAATCTTACCGCCGTAGAATTTGCGTGCGCCGAAAATACTCTTGGCCACTTCCGTCCTTCCGGCTCCCACCAGCCCTCCGATTCCCACAACCTCGCCTTTCTTCACATAGAGACTCAGAGGCTCGGTGTTCGGAGCGATCTTAAGGTTTTCCACTCTGAGGATTTCCTCGTCCTGCGGCACGTGGGCGCAGGTATACATCTGGTTTAAAGTTCTTCCGACCATCATGCCGATTACCTTGTCATGGCTGAACTCTGCCATATCAATCGTTCCGACATAGCAGCCGTCGCGGAGCACCGTCAGCCTGTCCCCAATCTCTTTTAACTCCTCGAAACGGTGGGAAATATAGATAATGCTGATTCCCTGTTTCTTCATATCCCTGATAATTTCAAACAAATGGTCAATCTCGGCCTGCGTCAGGCTGGCCGTCGGCTCATCCATGATAATAATCTTCGAATCATAGGAGATGGCCTTTACAATTTCCACAATCTGCTGCTGCGCCGTGGAAAGGTTGCGCACCAGGATTTGAGGATCAATGTCAAATCCCAGTTTCATCAGCATCTTCCGGCTCTGGGCATACATCTCCTTCTTGTTGCTGAAGATATTTCCCCTGCCTGTGATTTCCCTTCCCAGGAACAGGTTCTCCGCAACGCTCAGGTTCGGGCACAGGTTGAGTTCCTGATGGATAAAGCCGACGCCCATGGCCTCGGCCTGCCTTGGGTTAGAGAAGTTTACCTTCTGCCCGAACAGCTCCATCTCCCCTCCGTCCTGGGGAATGATGCCTCCCAGAATTTTCATCAGGGTGGATTTGCCCGCGCCGTTTTCACCAATCAGGATATGCACCTCTGACTCATACATGTCAAAATGCACGTCGTCCAGAATCTTTACATCCGTCCCCCGAATCGGTTTTCCGTAGGCGTCAAAAATATATTTTGTTATATGATCCATTCTTAAAATGGTTTTACTCATCTGATCGACTCCTTACAGCTTTCTGTTCTTGATATTCTCAAAAACAATCGCAGCTAATATGATGATTCCCATGATTGCGTCATAGAGGTAGTAAGCCGCATTCATCAGGTTGATACAGTTACCGATTACCTTAATCGTCATGACTCCGAAGAGCGCGCCCACAACGGAACCGACACCGCCAAACAGGCTGGCGCCTCCAAGCACCGCGCCCGTGATGACTTCGAACGTATAATTTCCGCCGCCCATGGTCGGCTGGGCACAGTTGACGTCGATGGAAAGGAGGATTCCCACGAGGCTGGCGAGCACTGCACAGTTTACATAAACCATCACGTTGATTTTCGCCGTCGCCACGCCGCTCAGACGGCTGGCCGGTTCACTGAGTCCGAATGCCGACAGGTTCCTGCCGAATGTGGACATATGCAATATGTAAAAAAATACGAGACAGATTACTGCGGTAATCACTACCGTTGTATTAACTCCAAGCA is part of the [Clostridium] symbiosum genome and encodes:
- a CDS encoding sugar ABC transporter ATP-binding protein; this encodes MSKTILRMDHITKYIFDAYGKPIRGTDVKILDDVHFDMYESEVHILIGENGAGKSTLMKILGGIIPQDGGEMELFGQKVNFSNPRQAEAMGVGFIHQELNLCPNLSVAENLFLGREITGRGNIFSNKKEMYAQSRKMLMKLGFDIDPQILVRNLSTAQQQIVEIVKAISYDSKIIIMDEPTASLTQAEIDHLFEIIRDMKKQGISIIYISHRFEELKEIGDRLTVLRDGCYVGTIDMAEFSHDKVIGMMVGRTLNQMYTCAHVPQDEEILRVENLKIAPNTEPLSLYVKKGEVVGIGGLVGAGRTEVAKSIFGARKFYGGKIVYKGEEVTKPAPKEMIKKGLMYLTEDRKIEGLVLRMDIEQNITLASLSEMFKNGFIKRGQEHEVSEEKIKELNIVCTSGHQLANTLSGGNQQKVALAKWLASHPALLILDEPTRGIDVNAKSEIYQIIDDLAKKGVAILMISSELPELIGMSDRIYVMRRGTISAELTERDDFQQEKILSYTI
- a CDS encoding ureidoglycolate lyase, with the protein product MKKLMVKNILDSDFSVYGRCVNLLSPSSPCIGEKPIRFYRDMMPLGGNETLSLSVTAVEPMKMIVDVLEFHSNTGECFLSLDGDTCICVGAATADPYPQAETLEAFFVPSGTAVYIHPGVWHYAPYPAGEHPIHSLVMLPQRTYANDCYKCELKADEVMELEI
- a CDS encoding pyruvate formate lyase family protein; this encodes MTAYIEKLLERFIVEKDQKKYRDTPDDPRALAAGFEEEGLPDLERAVRRLAFMLKEERPIVYPDEKIVLLRTRTTVPEIFTEWEYEEIKKEHYIHEQGKVCNINPSYSMLIDAGFDKKREEIREALAEPELSQDKKEYLNALMTVLNLIEEFAGRYREEAERVGNTEAAKVFERIPSKGAENFREALQFLRLLHYCLWCSFNYHNTFGRFDQYMYPYFKKDMESGLIDREQALELVEEFFISCNKDSDLYTGMQQGDNGQSIVLGGLNPDGTESYNELSDLCLQASLELKLIDPKINLRVNKNTPLDMYEKGTRLTKQGLGFPQYANDDVIVPALKRWGYEEEDAYNYVVAACWEFIIPGTGMDIPNINGLSFAHAVISSMERLPECSTFEEFMEFVREKIMAQADELIAGVKDVYMEPAPLMSLMMKDCIITGRDVSKGNKYNNYGFHGTGLSTAVDSLAAIRKYVFEERKFTAKELNEMLAVDFKGYETVQNMLRYEAPKMGNDDDRVDGLAVTLLDWFADSLEGKKNDRGGIFRAGTGSAMYYIWHAKDEVTTPDGRKKGESLACNYSPSLFTRLDGPVSIIKSFAKPHLVRVANGGPLTIELHDTLFRNDDSIRKVAMFVKSFMDMGGHQMQINAVNRDKMVDAKKHPENYRNLIVRVWGWSGYFVELDEVYQDHIIERMELSM
- a CDS encoding glycyl-radical enzyme activating protein, whose amino-acid sequence is MEKTGVIFDIKQFAVFDGPGIRTTVFLKGCPLRCMWCHNPEGLSFAPQLMVSPNGCTDCGSCRLVCKHPDGCILCGDCVRACPARLRKICGERMTVEELTGKLLRDREYLEMQGGGVTFSGGEPTGQPEFLLNCLKELRTMHRAVETSGYCRTDIFKSIMDELDYIIMDIKIVDDEKHKIYTGVSNRMILENLEQVKKSGKPFRIRIPVIPGVNDTEENYRLTAELLKGAEKLEMVELLPYHKTAGAKYGMVGRAYAPDFDVDREPVLETSAFENAGICCRKM